One window of Akkermansia biwaensis genomic DNA carries:
- a CDS encoding histidine triad nucleotide-binding protein, translating to MSSTLFEKICAGEIPADIVYQDDQCVCFRDIGPQAPTHLLLVPRKPIPRLSLADEGDAALLGHMMLAAGKIARSLGIDESGFRLVINNGPDAGEAVPHLHMHILAGRKLEWPPG from the coding sequence ATGTCTTCCACGCTGTTTGAAAAAATTTGTGCCGGGGAAATTCCTGCGGACATTGTCTATCAGGACGATCAGTGCGTCTGCTTCCGGGACATCGGTCCACAGGCTCCCACGCATCTGCTGCTCGTTCCCCGCAAGCCCATTCCGCGTCTGTCCCTGGCCGATGAAGGGGATGCCGCCCTCTTGGGCCACATGATGCTGGCCGCAGGCAAAATTGCCCGCAGCCTGGGTATTGATGAATCCGGCTTTCGTCTCGTTATCAATAACGGCCCCGATGCCGGAGAGGCCGTCCCGCATCTGCACATGCACATCCTGGCCGGGAGGAAGCTGGAATGGCCTCCCGGCTAG
- a CDS encoding L-threonylcarbamoyladenylate synthase has product MQTDIFEVDPLSDNRKLYVRAAEALAAGALVGIPTETVYGLGADALNPDAVAKIFEVKGRPSFDPLIIHVHHGKEIEKYTNIPEELWELVHTLASKFWPGPLTMVLPKADIIPDIVTSGLPTVAVRVSAHPAMRGVAKALGRPVAAPSANRFGHISPTSASAVEKELGGSIEMILDAGACSEGLESTIVRPIVDDKGKPALELLREGPVTREQFRNMVKVIRRKPSSCPVSEAAPADAPGQLASHYAPRKPMILLEPGMEFTPVEGVRYGLLSYEGTSDLAQEGNWAEVVAMSPGSGRLAEAAVRLFALMRQMDENGAIDVIVAEPVPEAGLGRAIMDRLRRASAARE; this is encoded by the coding sequence ATGCAAACCGACATATTCGAGGTGGATCCCCTGTCAGACAACCGCAAGCTGTATGTCCGCGCGGCTGAAGCGCTGGCGGCGGGTGCTCTGGTGGGGATTCCCACGGAAACCGTTTACGGCCTGGGGGCGGATGCCCTGAATCCCGATGCGGTGGCTAAAATTTTTGAAGTCAAGGGGCGCCCTTCTTTCGACCCGCTCATCATTCATGTGCATCATGGGAAAGAAATTGAGAAATACACGAATATTCCCGAAGAGCTTTGGGAACTGGTGCACACCCTGGCATCCAAATTCTGGCCGGGGCCTTTGACCATGGTTTTGCCGAAGGCTGACATCATTCCGGACATCGTCACCAGCGGACTGCCTACGGTAGCCGTGCGGGTAAGCGCTCATCCGGCGATGCGCGGAGTGGCCAAGGCTTTGGGAAGGCCTGTAGCGGCGCCCAGCGCCAACAGGTTTGGCCACATCAGCCCTACTTCCGCCTCCGCGGTGGAAAAGGAGCTGGGCGGCAGCATTGAAATGATCCTGGATGCCGGGGCCTGTTCCGAAGGGCTGGAAAGTACTATCGTGCGGCCCATAGTGGACGACAAGGGAAAGCCTGCCCTGGAATTGCTCCGAGAAGGTCCCGTCACCAGGGAACAGTTCAGGAACATGGTGAAGGTCATTCGCCGCAAGCCCTCTTCCTGTCCCGTGTCGGAAGCCGCCCCTGCGGATGCCCCCGGCCAGCTCGCCAGTCATTACGCGCCGCGCAAGCCCATGATTTTGCTGGAGCCCGGCATGGAGTTCACGCCTGTGGAGGGCGTGCGCTACGGCCTGCTTTCCTATGAGGGAACGTCCGATCTGGCCCAGGAGGGAAACTGGGCGGAGGTGGTGGCCATGAGCCCCGGCAGCGGCCGTCTGGCGGAAGCCGCCGTACGCCTGTTTGCCCTCATGAGGCAGATGGATGAAAACGGGGCCATTGATGTCATTGTGGCGGAACCCGTTCCGGAAGCGGGGCTGGGCCGTGCCATCATGGACCGCCTGCGCCGGGCCTCCGCCGCCAGGGAATAA
- a CDS encoding shikimate kinase, with translation MKDPVRPPLPNIILIGLMGCGKTTIGKELHRETNLRFTDTDQLIEQQTGMSIPQIFKIHGESHFRDLETGVLRQMQSGSRHSRIISTGGGITIRPENRKLLKELGFVVWLHTDVNTLYQRISRCSNRPLLQAPDPRGVLARLMDERLPFYQETAHLTIDTANLHIHEITFGILESARVFRSR, from the coding sequence ATGAAGGACCCGGTGCGCCCCCCCCTGCCTAACATCATCCTGATCGGGCTGATGGGGTGCGGCAAAACGACCATCGGGAAGGAATTGCATCGAGAAACGAATCTGCGCTTTACAGATACGGACCAACTGATCGAGCAGCAGACGGGCATGAGCATTCCGCAGATTTTCAAGATTCACGGGGAATCCCACTTCCGTGACCTGGAAACCGGCGTCCTGCGCCAAATGCAGTCCGGCAGCAGGCACAGCCGCATCATTTCCACAGGCGGCGGCATCACCATCCGCCCGGAGAACCGGAAACTGCTGAAGGAACTGGGGTTCGTGGTCTGGCTTCATACGGATGTGAATACTCTGTACCAGCGCATTTCCCGCTGTTCCAACCGCCCCCTGCTGCAAGCTCCGGACCCCAGGGGGGTGCTTGCACGTCTTATGGACGAACGTCTTCCCTTTTATCAGGAAACGGCCCATCTCACCATAGATACGGCCAATCTCCACATTCACGAGATCACCTTCGGCATCCTTGAATCCGCCCGGGTGTTCCGTTCACGCTGA
- the rpsP gene encoding 30S ribosomal protein S16 encodes MAVAIRLNRQGSKDRPYYKIVVVDSRARRDGRYIEQVGTYDPMQEGVNYTIDLEKVDKWLSNGAQPSETVNSMIRKARKA; translated from the coding sequence ATGGCAGTAGCAATCAGACTCAACCGTCAGGGTTCCAAGGACCGTCCTTACTATAAAATCGTAGTTGTAGACAGCCGCGCTCGCCGCGACGGCCGTTACATCGAACAGGTAGGCACCTATGATCCCATGCAGGAAGGCGTCAACTACACCATCGACCTGGAAAAGGTTGACAAGTGGCTTTCCAACGGCGCCCAGCCGTCTGAAACGGTGAACTCCATGATCCGCAAGGCTCGCAAGGCCTGA
- a CDS encoding LysE family translocator yields the protein MEELIFAGILLLSQASPGPDQAFVTRSTLAYGFGAGVMAALGIGTGVVAHAALACTVGASVFHSPLGLALFCLASCWMLYLAWKIWPRGGKSPVPADGNIPPASSIYRDALLTNLMNPKATFFFVALAAPLLEKNHSVSYAFFIGVLIVVTGTVGWILWALVFRWHPIRIFYDRHANWVDAALSLALAGFGISMLYSFGRMVVESFS from the coding sequence ATGGAAGAACTCATCTTTGCAGGAATTCTGCTGCTTTCACAGGCTTCTCCCGGTCCCGACCAGGCTTTCGTCACCAGAAGCACGCTGGCGTACGGATTCGGAGCCGGGGTGATGGCCGCCCTGGGCATCGGCACGGGCGTTGTAGCGCATGCCGCGCTGGCGTGCACGGTGGGGGCTTCCGTTTTTCACAGTCCGCTGGGGCTGGCGCTTTTCTGCCTGGCTTCCTGCTGGATGCTGTATCTGGCCTGGAAAATATGGCCCCGCGGCGGTAAGTCTCCCGTTCCGGCAGACGGAAACATCCCCCCGGCCTCCTCCATTTACCGGGACGCCCTGCTGACTAATCTGATGAATCCCAAGGCCACCTTCTTCTTCGTGGCCTTGGCTGCCCCTTTGCTGGAAAAAAATCATTCCGTCTCCTATGCCTTCTTCATCGGCGTGCTCATCGTGGTTACGGGTACGGTGGGATGGATCCTCTGGGCACTCGTATTCCGCTGGCATCCCATCCGGATTTTTTATGACCGCCATGCCAACTGGGTGGACGCCGCGCTGTCCCTGGCACTTGCCGGATTCGGCATCAGCATGCTGTACTCCTTCGGGCGCATGGTCGTGGAAAGTTTTTCGTAA
- a CDS encoding tyrosine recombinase XerC, giving the protein MEQPLEPERAFLQYLEVEKQSSPHTVEVYARALRQFRTWAGASFTAWEACTAEQMRDWLFQELKDEAATASIRLRFAALRSLYLFMMRRCGLEASPMTGVSLPRKKKSLPVFLTINQMVELLELPYKVPVPPNAPAWLPYRDAAILELFYSCGMRLSELVGLDVNSVDHRFRGVRVMGKGRKERILPVGAPALSALETYASMAGLPKNSPLFVSRIGTRLSARAVQMMLDKYVKLSSIPFPISPHKIRHTFATHILDAGADLRSVQELLGHASLSTTQIYTHVTRARMAEVYRQAHPRA; this is encoded by the coding sequence ATGGAACAGCCGCTGGAACCGGAACGGGCCTTTCTCCAGTATTTGGAGGTGGAAAAACAGTCATCCCCGCATACGGTTGAGGTTTATGCCCGCGCCCTGCGCCAGTTCCGGACATGGGCGGGTGCTTCTTTCACGGCGTGGGAGGCCTGCACGGCTGAACAGATGAGGGACTGGCTGTTTCAGGAATTGAAGGATGAGGCTGCTACGGCGTCCATCCGCCTGCGTTTTGCCGCCCTGCGCAGTTTGTATCTGTTCATGATGCGGCGTTGCGGTCTGGAGGCCAGTCCGATGACGGGCGTTTCTCTGCCCAGAAAGAAAAAAAGCCTGCCCGTTTTCCTGACCATCAACCAGATGGTGGAATTGCTGGAATTGCCGTACAAGGTACCGGTGCCTCCCAACGCCCCGGCGTGGCTACCTTACCGGGATGCCGCCATTCTGGAACTCTTCTATTCCTGCGGCATGCGGTTGAGCGAACTTGTCGGCCTGGACGTCAACAGCGTGGACCACCGATTCCGCGGGGTGCGCGTGATGGGGAAGGGGCGCAAGGAGAGGATTCTGCCTGTGGGGGCTCCCGCTCTGTCCGCCTTGGAAACGTATGCTTCCATGGCCGGGCTGCCGAAGAATTCTCCCCTCTTCGTTTCCCGCATAGGCACCCGCCTCAGCGCCCGTGCCGTGCAGATGATGCTGGACAAATACGTAAAGCTTTCCTCCATCCCGTTCCCTATTTCCCCCCATAAAATCCGGCATACCTTCGCCACGCATATTCTGGATGCCGGGGCGGACCTGCGTTCCGTCCAGGAACTGCTGGGCCACGCTTCCCTGTCCACCACGCAGATATACACCCATGTGACGCGCGCCAGAATGGCGGAGGTTTACAGGCAGGCGCATCCCCGGGCATGA
- a CDS encoding EF-hand domain-containing protein, translating to MTMRLFQPFILSCAAALACGFLPQAAARIEAPAAEERRAVPPVPKPGLESLQVTLLIRQMVLDEYDSTGTGVLSEEDKARLVKDARAARQEARRKFMMQFDKDGDGKLSPTEYKAFREYVEKLRRERGRDGGPDMRRKEGPPPLPPPPGMERAVPMVEIRTPGKKRFMVAPGLFLLTRNMLLKKYDANGNGRIDPEEHALVMKDAAALYQARLKEMMDLYDLDKDGTLSPMEREQALANSYRDNPLYSMEEPDDIDLFIRANISEVLLLEAPVNGEQEEESE from the coding sequence ATGACCATGAGATTGTTCCAGCCTTTCATCCTATCATGTGCCGCCGCGCTGGCGTGCGGTTTCCTGCCGCAGGCTGCGGCCCGGATTGAGGCTCCTGCCGCGGAGGAACGGAGAGCGGTTCCGCCTGTGCCCAAGCCCGGTTTGGAAAGCCTGCAGGTAACTCTGCTGATCCGCCAGATGGTGCTGGACGAGTATGACAGCACGGGAACGGGCGTCTTGTCCGAAGAGGACAAGGCCCGGCTGGTGAAGGATGCACGCGCCGCGCGCCAGGAGGCCCGGAGGAAATTCATGATGCAGTTTGACAAGGACGGAGACGGAAAACTTTCTCCTACGGAATACAAGGCGTTCCGGGAATATGTGGAAAAACTCCGCAGGGAACGCGGCAGGGACGGAGGACCGGACATGCGCCGTAAGGAAGGGCCTCCACCCCTTCCTCCGCCTCCCGGGATGGAACGGGCCGTACCCATGGTGGAAATCAGAACGCCGGGGAAAAAACGCTTCATGGTGGCGCCGGGCTTGTTTTTGCTGACCAGGAACATGCTGTTGAAAAAGTATGACGCCAATGGAAACGGACGCATTGATCCGGAGGAACATGCTCTTGTGATGAAAGATGCGGCCGCCCTGTACCAGGCCAGGCTGAAGGAAATGATGGACCTTTACGACTTGGACAAGGACGGTACGCTCAGCCCCATGGAAAGGGAACAGGCCCTTGCGAACAGCTACCGGGACAACCCTCTGTACTCTATGGAAGAGCCGGACGACATAGACCTGTTCATCAGGGCGAATATCAGCGAGGTTCTGCTGCTGGAGGCTCCTGTGAACGGAGAGCAGGAGGAAGAATCGGAATAA
- the yajC gene encoding preprotein translocase subunit YajC, translated as MLAQAQDGAAAPAAPVTTATESVPAGQPAPEQPNIFEQIFGGPMFMFVVIIILFWVMLIRPQRKAQKEQQARIASLQRGDKVVTNAGLHGFIEKVNERTVSLKIAEGVIVELEKNAIVHVEK; from the coding sequence ATGTTAGCACAGGCCCAGGATGGTGCGGCAGCTCCTGCCGCGCCCGTCACCACAGCCACGGAAAGCGTTCCCGCCGGTCAGCCGGCGCCGGAACAGCCGAATATTTTCGAGCAGATCTTCGGCGGTCCCATGTTCATGTTCGTGGTCATCATTATTCTGTTCTGGGTGATGCTGATCCGCCCGCAGAGAAAAGCCCAGAAGGAGCAGCAGGCGCGCATCGCATCCCTGCAGCGCGGGGACAAGGTGGTGACGAACGCGGGGCTCCACGGCTTTATTGAAAAGGTCAACGAACGCACTGTTTCCCTCAAGATTGCGGAAGGCGTGATCGTTGAACTGGAAAAGAACGCGATCGTTCACGTTGAGAAGTAA
- the tgt gene encoding tRNA guanosine(34) transglycosylase Tgt, which yields MPFTLYQKDLSTDARLGTLELPHGRVQTPIFMPVGTQGSVKTLHPQDLESLGAQIILGNTYHLSLRPGSGLIREMGGLHRFSSWNRPILTDSGGFQVWSLAKLRKITEEGVRFQNHLDGAYMMLSPERSMEIQADLGSDIAMLFDECPPYPCDRKYAESSLGYTLRWARRCKTWVQEHQPCSGEGRQHHFGIVQGSVYADLRKRCAEELAAMDFDGYAIGGVSVGEPEEEMLRAIDHSVPWLPEDKPRYAMGLGTPPQLLEMIARGVDMFDCVMPTRLARHGVALTPDGPMHIKNQRWAADMRPIDPKGHPHVTQFSRAYVRHLFKAGEILALRLLSFQNLEFYLRLMAQAREAIAAGTFGSFKDSFIARYQANDIL from the coding sequence ATGCCTTTTACTCTTTATCAGAAAGATTTGTCCACGGACGCGCGCCTGGGTACGCTTGAATTGCCGCATGGCCGGGTGCAGACACCTATTTTCATGCCCGTAGGTACGCAGGGTTCCGTGAAAACGCTGCATCCCCAGGATTTGGAAAGCCTGGGCGCGCAAATTATCCTGGGGAATACGTATCATTTGTCTCTCCGTCCCGGTTCCGGATTGATCAGGGAAATGGGGGGGCTGCATCGTTTTTCTTCCTGGAACCGTCCCATTCTGACGGATTCCGGGGGGTTCCAAGTCTGGTCGCTGGCGAAGCTCCGCAAGATTACGGAGGAGGGCGTGCGTTTCCAGAATCATCTGGACGGCGCGTACATGATGCTTAGTCCGGAACGCTCCATGGAGATACAGGCGGATCTGGGAAGCGATATTGCCATGCTTTTTGACGAATGCCCTCCCTACCCCTGTGACCGGAAGTATGCAGAAAGCTCCCTGGGCTACACGCTCCGCTGGGCGAGGCGATGCAAGACATGGGTGCAGGAACACCAGCCCTGTTCCGGGGAAGGGCGGCAGCACCACTTCGGCATTGTTCAAGGGTCCGTGTACGCGGATTTGAGAAAACGGTGCGCGGAGGAACTGGCGGCCATGGATTTTGACGGCTATGCGATAGGAGGCGTTTCCGTGGGTGAGCCGGAAGAGGAGATGCTCCGGGCTATTGACCATTCCGTCCCCTGGCTGCCGGAGGACAAGCCCCGTTATGCGATGGGGCTGGGCACGCCTCCCCAGCTTCTGGAGATGATTGCCCGCGGCGTGGACATGTTCGACTGCGTGATGCCTACCCGCCTGGCGCGCCACGGCGTGGCCCTGACGCCGGACGGCCCCATGCATATCAAGAACCAGCGCTGGGCCGCGGACATGCGCCCCATCGACCCGAAAGGGCATCCGCATGTCACACAATTCTCACGGGCTTACGTGCGCCATCTCTTCAAAGCGGGGGAGATACTCGCTTTAAGGTTGCTTTCTTTCCAGAATCTGGAATTCTATCTCCGGCTTATGGCTCAAGCGCGTGAGGCCATAGCCGCCGGCACGTTCGGCTCCTTCAAGGATTCATTCATCGCGCGGTATCAAGCAAACGACATTTTATGA
- the trmB gene encoding tRNA (guanine(46)-N(7))-methyltransferase TrmB encodes MTEPAFIPEDYFSALAPSEIFGEDGLFEVDLGCGDGGFLLQMAAHYPERRFLGIERLLGRVRGVCSRAASRGLDNVKVCRVESRYFLEWLLRPGWISRLHYLFPDPWPKERHHKNRLIQDDFMPVLHRSLADGGEFLFKTDHEEYFLWVLDRAERSGLFRRGNWEEGDFFYPKTDFQLQWESMGKPTYFARFIKRQ; translated from the coding sequence ATGACAGAGCCTGCATTTATTCCGGAAGACTATTTTAGCGCGCTGGCCCCCTCCGAGATTTTCGGGGAAGACGGTCTGTTCGAGGTGGACTTGGGGTGCGGGGACGGAGGTTTTCTTCTTCAGATGGCGGCACATTATCCGGAACGCCGTTTTCTGGGTATTGAGAGATTGCTGGGACGGGTGCGGGGCGTGTGTTCCAGAGCGGCGTCCCGCGGCCTGGATAACGTGAAGGTATGCCGGGTGGAAAGCCGTTATTTTCTGGAATGGCTGCTACGGCCGGGCTGGATTTCCAGGCTGCATTATTTGTTTCCGGACCCCTGGCCGAAGGAGAGGCACCATAAGAACCGCCTGATACAGGATGATTTCATGCCCGTGCTGCACCGTTCCCTTGCGGACGGCGGGGAGTTCCTGTTCAAGACGGACCATGAGGAATACTTCCTGTGGGTGCTGGACCGCGCGGAACGCAGCGGCCTGTTCCGCCGCGGGAATTGGGAGGAAGGGGATTTCTTTTATCCGAAAACGGATTTTCAGCTTCAATGGGAATCCATGGGCAAGCCTACCTACTTCGCCCGTTTCATCAAACGCCAGTAA
- a CDS encoding NUDIX hydrolase, translating into MNRQAFYPHLSVDCVLIGFDEEGLKILLVEKTHVESGHTGAISKLPGDLIYEDEELDAAARRILFDMTGMSSPHLEQFHTFGSPSRIKNPADREWVEATSGRKIGRLVTVAYMAMLRISTKLRKLMESHKTRWVPVDDLPELAFDHRDIIELALERIRSAVKKEPALIYDMLPSKFTALQLRRLNEEIHGKSMDVRNFHKKIAARPYIVQLDEKEEGVAHRAARYYRFDRKIYNRLYCRN; encoded by the coding sequence ATGAACAGACAAGCATTTTATCCGCATCTCTCAGTGGATTGTGTGTTGATTGGGTTCGACGAGGAAGGGCTGAAAATCCTCCTGGTCGAAAAAACGCATGTTGAATCTGGGCATACGGGAGCCATTTCCAAGCTTCCCGGGGATTTGATTTATGAAGACGAGGAGCTTGACGCGGCTGCCCGCCGCATCCTTTTTGACATGACTGGCATGTCTTCTCCCCATTTGGAGCAATTCCATACGTTCGGATCTCCTTCGCGGATCAAGAACCCGGCGGACAGGGAATGGGTGGAAGCCACGTCCGGACGGAAGATCGGCCGGCTGGTGACGGTGGCCTATATGGCGATGCTGAGGATTTCCACCAAGCTGCGCAAGCTGATGGAGAGCCACAAGACCAGGTGGGTGCCCGTGGATGACCTGCCGGAGCTGGCTTTTGACCACCGTGATATCATTGAACTGGCCCTGGAAAGGATACGTTCCGCCGTGAAGAAGGAGCCGGCTCTGATTTACGACATGCTGCCTTCCAAGTTTACCGCTCTCCAGCTCCGGAGGCTGAATGAGGAGATTCACGGCAAGTCCATGGACGTGCGCAATTTCCATAAGAAAATAGCCGCCAGGCCGTACATTGTGCAGCTGGACGAAAAGGAGGAAGGCGTAGCGCACCGCGCGGCGCGCTATTACCGGTTTGACCGTAAAATTTACAACCGCCTTTACTGCCGGAACTGA
- a CDS encoding septal ring lytic transglycosylase RlpA family protein, with protein sequence MHTGIIRGTAMLAGLLWLAACSSSPKSRDYPGYMTRPYTIRGHRYHPMSVEQALGFEQTGIASHYNECALWGLVSGSTAIGENVRPWHLHAAHPTLPLPCEVLVQSLRTGKSVKVRVNDRGPFVRNRIIDLSEKAAEHLDMKHHGLDKVRITVLSVGDGKWKREAPPLATPA encoded by the coding sequence ATGCACACGGGCATCATCCGGGGAACGGCCATGCTGGCGGGGCTCTTATGGCTGGCCGCCTGTTCATCCTCTCCCAAAAGCCGGGACTATCCCGGCTACATGACGCGCCCATACACCATACGGGGCCACCGCTACCACCCCATGAGCGTGGAACAGGCCCTGGGATTCGAGCAAACGGGTATCGCCTCCCACTATAATGAGTGCGCCCTGTGGGGCCTTGTCAGCGGATCGACGGCCATCGGGGAAAACGTCCGGCCCTGGCACCTGCACGCGGCTCATCCCACCCTCCCCCTGCCCTGCGAAGTACTTGTACAATCCCTGCGCACCGGAAAATCCGTCAAAGTCCGCGTCAACGACCGGGGGCCGTTCGTCAGGAACCGCATCATTGACCTGAGTGAGAAAGCCGCCGAGCACCTGGACATGAAACATCACGGCCTGGACAAGGTAAGAATTACCGTCCTGTCCGTAGGGGACGGCAAATGGAAACGGGAAGCACCTCCCCTAGCCACACCCGCCTGA
- the rnhC gene encoding ribonuclease HIII yields MRTTFTTMLTDVQAGKLEAILDAKGFERGQVPYARFSFSGPSLLVTVYEKKNKLLVQGKGTDEFVEFILEPQVTGLLSAPEEEEGEVCPAHFGIDESGKGDYFGPLVIAGVYADARIGAALRKLGVCDSKLVSTSSRIRSLAEGIRKVPDIRFHLVSIGPERYNQLYPEFKNLNRFLAWGHATVIEGLVGKVPDCPMALSDQFANPFVLKRALAAKKLAIRLEQRTKAESDVAVAAASILARERFVNWMDAAGEAAGMKLPLGASGQVVKAARQLVATHGEEMLPKVAKMHFKTTQSVLK; encoded by the coding sequence ATGCGCACCACCTTTACAACCATGCTGACTGACGTCCAGGCCGGAAAATTGGAAGCCATTCTTGACGCAAAGGGCTTTGAAAGGGGGCAGGTGCCCTATGCCCGTTTTTCCTTTTCCGGTCCTTCCCTCCTGGTGACGGTATATGAAAAAAAGAATAAGCTTCTCGTGCAAGGAAAAGGGACGGATGAGTTTGTCGAATTCATCCTGGAGCCGCAGGTAACGGGGCTACTGTCCGCCCCGGAGGAAGAGGAGGGAGAAGTGTGTCCGGCCCACTTCGGCATTGACGAGAGCGGCAAGGGCGACTATTTCGGCCCGCTGGTGATCGCCGGGGTGTATGCGGACGCGCGCATCGGGGCGGCTTTGCGGAAACTGGGCGTATGCGACAGCAAGCTGGTATCTACTTCTTCCCGGATTCGCTCTCTGGCGGAGGGAATCCGCAAGGTTCCGGACATCCGGTTCCATTTGGTGAGCATCGGGCCGGAACGCTACAATCAGCTTTATCCCGAATTCAAGAATTTAAACCGTTTTCTGGCCTGGGGGCATGCCACTGTCATTGAAGGCCTGGTGGGGAAGGTGCCGGACTGCCCGATGGCGCTGAGCGACCAGTTCGCCAATCCGTTTGTCCTGAAAAGGGCGCTGGCCGCCAAGAAGCTGGCCATCCGGCTGGAACAGCGAACCAAGGCTGAGAGCGACGTTGCGGTGGCCGCCGCTTCCATTCTGGCGCGTGAACGCTTCGTAAACTGGATGGATGCTGCGGGAGAGGCCGCCGGAATGAAGCTGCCGCTCGGCGCATCCGGCCAGGTGGTGAAGGCAGCCCGCCAGCTTGTGGCCACGCATGGGGAAGAGATGCTGCCGAAGGTGGCCAAGATGCATTTCAAGACCACGCAGTCTGTCTTGAAGTGA
- a CDS encoding HU family DNA-binding protein translates to MHSYHSALHMAKTLTKRDLVNKISAETNFTQIEVFDIVQRAVDIISSTLAEGDRVVIRNFGTFQVKEVKPKVGRNPKNPDQDVPIPARSVVKFKVGKELKDQVAKLTASK, encoded by the coding sequence ATACATTCATATCATTCTGCACTTCATATGGCTAAAACATTAACAAAACGAGACCTCGTTAACAAGATCAGCGCCGAAACGAACTTCACTCAGATTGAAGTGTTCGACATCGTACAGCGTGCCGTGGACATTATCTCCAGCACTCTTGCAGAAGGAGACCGTGTTGTGATCCGCAACTTCGGCACCTTCCAGGTAAAGGAAGTAAAGCCCAAAGTGGGCCGCAACCCCAAGAACCCTGACCAGGATGTACCGATTCCGGCCCGTTCCGTCGTCAAATTCAAAGTTGGCAAGGAATTGAAAGACCAAGTCGCCAAGCTGACCGCTTCCAAATAA
- a CDS encoding MotA/TolQ/ExbB proton channel family protein: MSELIIKIGPLFWVLSLLAVYGLAVVAERILYFHRIQINTGDFLRGISRLVNAGSVDEARHEASILPGPGARVVSSVLAHSGLERQELRTVAEDSVQMEVFQIEKNIRGLLVVATVSPLVGVLGTIQGLIGFYSQPGLLEGKAPTLAMSDAVFQALLSSALGLSIAIPAYLFYCYLASRARQVVHSLERAGTEAVCLVCDARQRRENGERMGGREA; encoded by the coding sequence ATGAGTGAATTGATCATCAAGATAGGACCGTTGTTCTGGGTATTGAGCCTGCTGGCCGTGTACGGCCTGGCGGTTGTGGCGGAACGCATTTTGTATTTCCACAGGATTCAGATCAATACGGGGGATTTTTTAAGGGGCATTTCCAGGCTGGTGAACGCCGGCAGTGTGGATGAAGCTAGGCATGAAGCGTCCATTCTGCCCGGTCCCGGGGCTCGCGTCGTCTCTTCCGTTCTGGCCCATTCCGGTCTGGAACGCCAGGAACTGCGCACGGTGGCGGAGGATTCCGTGCAGATGGAGGTGTTCCAGATTGAAAAGAATATCCGCGGGCTGCTAGTGGTGGCTACGGTTAGTCCGCTGGTAGGGGTGCTGGGAACCATTCAGGGATTGATCGGATTTTATTCACAGCCCGGATTGCTGGAAGGGAAGGCTCCGACCCTGGCCATGTCTGACGCCGTGTTCCAGGCCTTGCTGAGTTCCGCCCTTGGGCTGAGCATCGCGATTCCCGCCTATTTGTTTTATTGCTATCTGGCTTCCCGCGCCCGTCAGGTGGTCCATTCCCTGGAACGGGCCGGAACAGAGGCCGTCTGCCTGGTATGCGACGCCCGCCAGAGGCGCGAGAACGGGGAACGCATGGGCGGCAGGGAAGCCTGA